A genomic segment from Lignipirellula cremea encodes:
- the pstC gene encoding phosphate ABC transporter permease subunit PstC: protein MSSTDEPLADSPAESMSRPPTMVEVGMNRAFIALTRGFGWAMIGMLVGILLIILWAASPAIQEYHASFLFTNTWDAAENREGQTAEYGIAPAIVGTLYTSAIAIVIGGFFGVTAAVFISQGFLPSGVELLLKNIVELLAAIPSVVYGLWGIAVIVPWFQGLGIMPASLVLAIMILPTVTAISREAIVAVPPKLRDAAYGLGATRWEAIMGVVLPTAATGIFGSLVLAFGRALGETMALAMLVGNKNILTLNPLSPSNTLAALMANKFPEAEPGMEVSALMYAGFVLLVITLAVNVLGSLVMMHASRNQKGL from the coding sequence ATGAGCAGCACAGACGAACCACTGGCGGACAGTCCCGCCGAGTCCATGTCGCGGCCGCCTACCATGGTGGAAGTGGGCATGAACCGGGCGTTCATTGCTCTGACGCGAGGGTTTGGCTGGGCGATGATTGGCATGCTGGTGGGGATTCTCCTCATCATTCTTTGGGCCGCCTCGCCCGCCATCCAGGAATACCATGCCTCGTTTTTGTTTACCAACACCTGGGACGCCGCGGAGAATCGCGAGGGGCAAACGGCCGAGTATGGCATTGCACCTGCAATTGTCGGTACGCTGTACACCTCGGCCATTGCGATTGTGATTGGCGGCTTTTTCGGCGTAACGGCCGCGGTCTTCATCAGCCAGGGGTTTCTGCCCAGCGGGGTGGAACTGCTGCTCAAGAACATTGTCGAACTGCTGGCCGCGATTCCCTCGGTCGTATACGGATTGTGGGGGATTGCCGTGATTGTCCCCTGGTTCCAGGGACTGGGGATCATGCCGGCGTCGCTGGTGCTGGCGATTATGATCCTGCCCACCGTCACGGCCATTTCTCGCGAAGCGATCGTCGCCGTGCCGCCCAAGTTAAGGGACGCCGCCTATGGCCTGGGCGCCACCCGCTGGGAAGCGATCATGGGCGTGGTCTTGCCGACAGCCGCCACCGGCATTTTTGGTTCGCTGGTGCTGGCCTTTGGCCGCGCTCTGGGTGAGACCATGGCCCTGGCGATGCTGGTGGGGAACAAGAATATCCTCACGCTGAACCCGCTGTCTCCTTCCAATACGCTGGCCGCCCTGATGGCGAACAAATTCCCGGAAGCAGAGCCCGGCATGGAAGTTAGCGCCCTGATGTATGCGGGCTTCGTTTTGCTGGTGATCACCCTGGCGGTCAACGTGCTGGGTTCACTGGTGATGATGCATGCCTCGAGAAATCAAAAGGGGCTCTAA
- the mgtE gene encoding magnesium transporter — protein MVNPLFLPELREMLATQNEVELKAFCETLHPARTADFMEGLSADEAWQVLQHGTDDERVEIFAYFPHEFQVEILETQPRDQIARLIAEISPDDRVDMLSGVEEEIVNELLVLLPAADRRDIMRLSSYPEGVAGAIMTTDLAKLGENLTVREAFEALSHSAGDLETIYYLYIVDDAGHLRGVVSTRQLVSSMRKQNTRLADIMDTEITTVHVLEDQEEVARQVARLDLLAIPVLDDERRIVGIITHDDVMDVVREEATEDAHRIAAVDPLERGYLQTNLWTMSWKRGIWLTILFVGALATASALQSYEGPLDRWTWLVLFLPLVISCGGNTGNQSATLIITALSTGDVKLRDWAQIMRRELAIGIVLGGFLSVIGYMVACTMAPSLMEAFVLPLTVLLVVISGAVLGSALPMVFHRIGWDPALMSNPFVAGLIDILGILIYMNVAMQLLPLVEKTLPIVEKAIP, from the coding sequence ATGGTGAATCCGCTTTTCCTTCCTGAACTGCGTGAAATGCTGGCGACCCAGAATGAGGTCGAGCTGAAAGCGTTTTGCGAAACGCTGCACCCCGCGCGCACCGCGGACTTCATGGAAGGGCTCTCGGCCGATGAGGCCTGGCAAGTGCTCCAGCATGGGACCGACGATGAACGGGTGGAGATCTTCGCCTACTTTCCGCACGAGTTCCAGGTCGAAATTCTGGAGACCCAGCCGCGCGACCAGATCGCCCGGTTGATCGCCGAGATTTCCCCCGACGATCGCGTCGACATGTTAAGCGGCGTCGAAGAAGAAATCGTCAACGAGCTGCTGGTCCTGCTGCCCGCGGCCGATCGCCGCGATATCATGCGGCTGTCGTCGTACCCCGAAGGCGTCGCCGGCGCCATCATGACGACCGATCTCGCCAAGCTGGGCGAGAACCTGACAGTTCGCGAAGCATTCGAAGCCCTCAGCCATTCGGCCGGCGATCTGGAGACGATTTACTATCTGTATATTGTCGACGACGCAGGCCACCTGCGGGGCGTGGTTTCGACCCGCCAGCTCGTCTCCTCGATGCGGAAACAGAACACGCGTCTGGCCGACATCATGGATACCGAGATCACCACGGTGCATGTGCTGGAAGACCAGGAAGAGGTCGCCCGCCAGGTGGCCCGATTGGACCTTCTGGCGATTCCCGTGCTGGATGACGAACGCCGCATCGTCGGCATCATTACGCATGACGACGTGATGGACGTGGTCCGCGAAGAAGCGACCGAAGACGCCCATCGCATCGCCGCCGTCGATCCGCTGGAACGCGGCTACCTGCAGACCAACCTGTGGACGATGAGCTGGAAACGGGGCATCTGGCTGACGATTCTGTTCGTCGGCGCCCTGGCCACGGCGAGCGCCCTGCAGTCGTACGAAGGGCCGCTGGATCGCTGGACGTGGCTGGTGCTGTTCCTGCCGCTGGTCATTTCCTGCGGCGGCAACACCGGCAACCAGTCGGCCACGCTGATCATTACGGCCTTGTCGACCGGCGACGTCAAACTGCGCGACTGGGCCCAGATCATGCGCCGGGAACTGGCGATCGGCATTGTGCTGGGCGGCTTTCTTTCGGTGATCGGCTATATGGTCGCCTGCACCATGGCGCCTTCGCTGATGGAAGCCTTCGTGCTGCCGCTTACGGTGCTGCTGGTGGTGATCTCCGGGGCGGTGCTAGGTTCGGCCTTGCCGATGGTCTTTCATCGGATCGGCTGGGATCCGGCTTTGATGAGTAATCCGTTTGTCGCCGGGCTGATCGACATTCTGGGAATTCTGATCTACATGAACGTCGCCATGCAACTGCTGCCGCTGGTGGAGAAGACGCTCCCCATCGTCGAGAAAGCGATTCCGTAA
- the pstB gene encoding phosphate ABC transporter ATP-binding protein PstB gives MSAKAMPVDTDVVIDTQIDSLHYGSFKAVRDTRIPIEKNRITAFIGPSGCGKSTVLRCLNRMNDLVRGFRFSGHVHFRGRDIYERSVDPVAVRRHIGMVFQQPNPFAMSIYNNVAFGLRLNGFRGNYDEQVEKALRGAALWEEVKDKLQASGLSLSGGQQQRLCIARAIATRPQVLLMDEPCSALDPIATRRVEELMLELREHFTIAVVTHNLQQAQRVADKTAFLYVDTSEGGRTGYLVEFGDSKQMFEDPKEEYTRQYIRGEFS, from the coding sequence ATGTCTGCTAAAGCAATGCCTGTCGACACGGACGTCGTGATAGATACTCAGATTGATTCTTTGCACTATGGCTCGTTCAAAGCCGTCCGCGATACGCGGATTCCCATTGAAAAGAATCGCATTACCGCTTTCATCGGTCCTTCGGGCTGCGGCAAAAGCACGGTTCTCCGCTGCCTGAACCGCATGAACGACCTGGTCCGCGGTTTCCGTTTTTCGGGGCACGTGCATTTTCGCGGCCGCGACATTTACGAACGCAGCGTGGATCCGGTCGCTGTCCGCCGCCACATTGGCATGGTGTTCCAGCAGCCGAACCCGTTCGCCATGAGCATTTACAACAATGTCGCTTTTGGCTTGCGGCTGAATGGTTTCCGCGGAAACTACGACGAACAGGTGGAGAAAGCCCTCCGCGGCGCCGCCCTGTGGGAAGAAGTCAAAGACAAGCTCCAGGCCAGCGGACTCTCGCTTTCCGGTGGTCAGCAGCAGCGACTGTGCATCGCCCGCGCCATCGCCACCCGGCCCCAGGTGCTGCTGATGGATGAGCCCTGTTCCGCGCTCGACCCGATCGCGACCCGTCGCGTGGAAGAGCTCATGCTGGAACTCCGCGAGCATTTCACCATCGCCGTCGTGACGCACAACCTGCAGCAGGCCCAGCGGGTCGCCGACAAAACGGCCTTCCTGTACGTTGACACCTCCGAAGGCGGCCGCACCGGTTATCTGGTTGAATTCGGCGACTCCAAGCAGATGTTTGAAGACCCCAAAGAAGAGTACACTCGGCAGTACATCCGCGGCGAATTCAGCTAA
- the pstA gene encoding phosphate ABC transporter permease PstA, giving the protein MSEIVIASDSLSANEEFDLEELSRSLKRPRTLLNILLTTLAGAVTLTGLLPLFSVLWTLIIRGGSRLRLELFTELPPTGAETGGGFGNCLLGSFIMVGLAFLIAAPFGILAAIYLAEFGKDSKMASTVRFCAKTMTGFPSILAGVIAFAVIVEFIFHHNCALAGAVALSLLMIPTIMLTAEEAIKMVPARMKEAAIGMGATPTQVAWKITLPAAFPGILTGMMLAIARAAGETAPLLFTAMFYNYWFTWSWKGITEDRTASISVFIFNYATSAFSHHQDVAWAAALVLVGVVLAMNVAAQLVARRQQVR; this is encoded by the coding sequence GTGTCAGAAATCGTCATCGCTTCCGACAGCCTGTCGGCAAACGAAGAGTTTGACCTGGAGGAATTGAGCCGCTCCCTCAAGCGGCCCCGTACGCTCTTGAACATTCTGCTCACCACGCTGGCGGGTGCGGTAACGCTGACCGGCCTGTTGCCGTTGTTCTCCGTGCTCTGGACGCTCATTATCCGTGGCGGCAGCCGTTTGCGACTGGAGCTGTTTACCGAGTTGCCCCCCACGGGGGCGGAAACAGGCGGCGGATTTGGGAACTGCCTGCTCGGTTCGTTTATTATGGTGGGGCTGGCCTTTCTGATTGCGGCGCCGTTCGGGATTCTGGCGGCCATTTACCTGGCGGAGTTTGGCAAGGATTCCAAAATGGCCTCGACCGTGCGCTTTTGCGCAAAAACCATGACCGGTTTTCCCTCGATTCTGGCGGGCGTGATCGCGTTCGCGGTCATCGTGGAGTTTATTTTTCACCATAACTGTGCGCTAGCAGGCGCCGTCGCCCTGTCGCTGCTGATGATCCCCACGATCATGCTGACAGCGGAAGAAGCAATCAAAATGGTGCCCGCCCGCATGAAAGAAGCCGCCATTGGCATGGGCGCAACCCCTACCCAGGTCGCCTGGAAAATCACCTTGCCGGCGGCTTTCCCCGGAATTCTGACCGGCATGATGCTGGCCATTGCCCGGGCCGCGGGGGAGACGGCGCCTTTGCTCTTTACGGCCATGTTTTACAACTACTGGTTCACCTGGAGCTGGAAGGGCATCACCGAGGACAGGACGGCTTCGATCTCTGTGTTTATCTTCAATTACGCCACTTCGGCGTTCAGTCACCACCAGGATGTCGCCTGGGCCGCGGCGTTGGTGCTGGTGGGGGTTGTTCTCGCCATGAATGTTGCCGCCCAACTCGTTGCCAGACGGCAACAAGTCCGATAG
- the pstS gene encoding phosphate ABC transporter substrate-binding protein PstS translates to MQRAFLLLLAAVLPMVLSGCGGSASSVKLEASGASFPSALYQDWFKKYRESHPNVKPDYQSVGSGKGVTDFLEGRSDFGASDAAMNEEEIAAADKNRGVILLPMTAGAIVVAYHADLPADLKLTREVYSKIFLGEIKNWNDSAIAASNPGVTLPDQGITVVHRSDKSGTTYVFTRHLDAISPEFHEKLGYGKEVAWPNTGFVAGAKNDGVAAAIKQTPGAIGYIEYGFSVTADLPVASLENKAGKFVAPSLETSSKALENVELPPDMIAWASDPAGDESYPLVTYTWMMVHKSYDKEKGEALKELLLWCLDEGQTMSEGLHFVKLPANVVEKVKAKVEEIKIASEKT, encoded by the coding sequence ATGCAACGTGCTTTTCTGTTGCTTCTCGCGGCCGTATTGCCGATGGTGCTTTCCGGTTGCGGCGGTTCTGCTTCGAGCGTGAAACTTGAGGCGTCAGGCGCCAGTTTCCCCTCGGCGTTGTACCAGGACTGGTTCAAGAAGTATCGCGAAAGCCACCCGAATGTGAAACCCGACTACCAGTCGGTAGGCAGCGGCAAAGGGGTCACGGATTTCCTTGAAGGTCGTTCCGACTTTGGCGCCAGCGATGCGGCGATGAACGAGGAAGAGATCGCGGCGGCTGACAAGAACCGCGGCGTGATTCTGCTGCCGATGACGGCGGGAGCGATTGTTGTGGCCTACCACGCCGACCTGCCTGCCGATTTGAAGCTCACTCGCGAGGTTTACTCGAAGATATTCCTGGGCGAGATCAAAAACTGGAACGATTCGGCCATTGCGGCCTCGAACCCCGGCGTCACGCTGCCCGACCAGGGGATCACGGTGGTGCATCGCTCGGACAAGAGCGGTACGACCTATGTGTTCACCCGCCACCTGGACGCCATCAGTCCGGAGTTCCACGAGAAGCTGGGCTATGGCAAAGAAGTGGCCTGGCCCAACACGGGTTTTGTGGCCGGCGCCAAGAACGACGGCGTCGCCGCCGCCATCAAACAGACTCCCGGCGCCATCGGTTATATCGAGTACGGGTTTTCCGTAACGGCCGACCTGCCGGTCGCCAGCCTGGAAAACAAGGCCGGCAAGTTTGTGGCGCCGTCGCTGGAAACCTCGTCCAAAGCCCTTGAAAACGTCGAACTGCCCCCGGATATGATTGCCTGGGCGTCGGATCCGGCGGGCGACGAATCTTATCCGCTGGTGACCTACACCTGGATGATGGTGCACAAATCGTACGATAAGGAAAAAGGCGAAGCATTGAAGGAACTGCTGCTCTGGTGTCTGGACGAAGGCCAGACGATGAGCGAAGGCCTGCACTTTGTCAAACTGCCGGCCAATGTGGTAGAGAAAGTCAAAGCCAAGGTCGAAGAGATTAAAATCGCTTCCGAAAAGACCTAA